One part of the Vitis riparia cultivar Riparia Gloire de Montpellier isolate 1030 chromosome 6, EGFV_Vit.rip_1.0, whole genome shotgun sequence genome encodes these proteins:
- the LOC117916072 gene encoding uncharacterized protein LOC117916072, translated as MNKGFWMPKGAGHLSDGDTTFDNPSRIEPKRSHQWFADVAEPGLFPNKKQAVHSTSSKSTSGILNAHGSPWENTSGFHSVPNQFIDRLFGPETARPVNFTERNISPVGTDGSRSRDIDEQFGNDSSVGLSISNAIEDPETCLSYGGIRKVKVNQVRESDSSENASKGHSYDREIDSNIPTGQDYDRGSDTSFMSIGAAYYKEDENDKLMGHTYNTGDHNIPMGHPYNKGDANTISFGSYHDEPDNIPFARPISSYGLYQSSVQISDTESERELDASNANGTLSSAQLAKLRPESASKNKSEFKMSKKEAPNSFPSNVRTLISTGMLDGVPVKYVSLSREELRGIIKGSGYLCGCQSCNFNKVLNAYEFERHAGCKTKHPNNHIYFENGKTIYQIVQELRSTPESLLFDAIQTVTGSPINQKSFRIWKESFQAATRELKRIYGKEELNL; from the exons AACAAGGGTTTTTGGATGCCAAAGGGTGCTGGACACTTATCTGATGGGGATACAACATTTGACAACCCTTCCAGGATTGAACCAAAGCGGTCTCATCAATGGTTTGCAGATGTTGCTGAACCAGGCTTGTTTCCCAACAAAAAGCAAGCAGTACATTCCACAAGCAGCAAATCAACTTCCGGAATTTTGAATGCACATGGTTCTCCATGGGAGAACACTTCTGGTTTTCATTCAGTTCCAAACCAATTCATTGACCGGTTATTTGGACCTGAGACAGCTAGGCCTGTCAATTTCACGGAAAGGAATATCTCTCCTGTTGGAACAGATGGCTCAAGAAGCAGGGACATTGATGAgcaatttggaaatgattcATCTGTTGGTTTGTCTATATCTAATGCTATTGAAGACCCTGAAACATGTCTCAGCTATGGTGGAATTAGAAAAGTTAAAGTCAATCAGGTTAGGGAATCTGATAGTAGTGAGAATGCATCAAAGGGACATAGCTATGATAGGGAAATTGACAGTAATATACCCACAGGTCAGGACTATGACAGGGGGAGTGATACCAGTTTTATGTCAATAGGGGCAGCCTACTATAAGGAGGATGAGAATGACAAGTTAATGGGTCACACCTACAACACTGGAGACCATAATATACCAATGGGTCACCCTTATAATAAGGGGGATGCCAATACCATATCTTTTGGTAGCTATCATGATGAACCTGATAATATCCCCTTTGCCAGGCCCATAAGCAGCTATGGCTTGTATCAGTCTTCAGTTCAAATATCAGACACAGAGAGTGAAAGAGAGTTGGATGCATCAAATGCTAATGGAACTTTAAGTTCTGCTCAGTTAGCTAAATTAAGACCTGAGTCTGCTTCCAAAAATAAATCAGAATTTAAGATGTCTAAGAAAGAAGCTCCAAACAGCTTCCCATCAAACGTCAGAACCTTGATATCAACTGGTATGCTTGATGGGGTGCCTGTGAAGTATGTCTCCTTGTCACGAGAG GAGCTTCGTGGAATCATAAAAGGCTCTGGCTATCTTTGTGGGTGTCAGTCATGTAATTTTAACAAG GTACTCAATGCTTATGAATTTGAGCGTCATGCTGGTTGCAAAACAAAACACCCAAATAATCACATATACTTTGAGAATGGGAAGACTATTTATCAGATTGTCCAAGAATTAAGGAGCACCCCTGAGAGCTTGTTATTCGATGCCATTCAAACAGTGACTGGATCTCCGATTAATCAGAAGTCCTTCCGCATTTGGAAAG AATCATTTCAAGCAGCTACACGGGAGCTTAAGCGTATCTATGGAAAGGAGGAACTGAATCTATGA